Proteins from one Fragaria vesca subsp. vesca linkage group LG6, FraVesHawaii_1.0, whole genome shotgun sequence genomic window:
- the LOC101292425 gene encoding rubredoxin-like, whose amino-acid sequence MACATTRPTFSFHLSTTFPQSSHPKPKTQFLPKIPTISLSLTHKASRKLTITNSIDVSNEDKPTSDQPTPPSIDSTDSEEAESKIDKRRLEEKFAVLNTGIYECRSCGYKYDEAVGDPSYPLPPGMQFEKLPEDWRCPTCGAAQSFFVSKSVEIAGFAENQQFGLGGNSLTSGQKALLIFGSLFLFFALFLSGYFLQ is encoded by the coding sequence ATGGCTTGTGCAACAACAAGACCCACCTTCTCTTTTCACCTCTCCACCACTTTCCCCCAATCCTCTCACCCAAAACCCAAAACCCAATTCCTCCCCAAGATCCCAACCATCTCATTGTCACTTACTCACAAGGCGTCCCGCAAATTGACCATTACTAACTCCATTGATGTCTCCAATGAAGATAAACCAACTTCAGACCAGCCCACTCCACCCTCTATAGACTCCACAGACTCAGAAGAAGCAGAATCAAAGATCGATAAGCGGCGGCTTGAGGAGAAGTTTGCAGTGCTGAACACTGGGATATATGAATGCAGGTCTTGTGGGTACAAGTATGATGAGGCTGTGGGTGACCCATCATACCCATTACCACCAGGAATGCAATTTGAGAAGCTTCCAGAGGATTGGAGGTGCCCAACTTGTGGGGCAGCACAGAGCTTCTTTGTGAGCAAGAGTGTGGAGATTGCTGGGTTTGCTGAGAACCAGCAGTTTGGGCTTGGTGGGAATTCACTCACTTCTGGGCAGAAGGCTCTGCTCATATTTGGGAGCTTGTTCCTTTTCTTTGCTCTTTTCTTGTCTGGATATTTTCTGCAATAA
- the LOC101302772 gene encoding uncharacterized protein LOC101302772: MTPEQDDAVLPEAGGDLSSSSQDDEEEDDVVDEDDDDDVDDDDDVINSASPSSTSNSALPVAIATPTATAPPAVTVALPAPPLTSAAAATAVVVPEGLLDPKRPRTIHYDPVLLPAAPEEKKPVAVVDERRLFQRLWTDDDEIELLQGFLDYTTQRGNKGGGGGGGSHQNDTALFYDQIKSKLQLEFNKNQLVEKLRRLKKKYRNVLNKIASGKEVSFKSPHDQATFEISRKIWSNIGGVGAGGADDNALDDEDPNPNPNNPNFNHFEVKTEDAPAGFQKSTPRSRKRQRPPAQPKTPSLAEPVAVPVIKENHHNVNNGGVGVGGGSNCGNCNVQGMIEETVKSCMSPLFRQLMSNSMGGGQTRGFGGLSLNPIPLTFGGPSINLNFGGGEAADEQWRKQQILELEVYSKRLELVQNQIKVALDELKSTGGG; this comes from the coding sequence ATGACCCCCGAACAAGACGACGCCGTTCTCCCCGAGGCCGGCGGGGACCTCTCCTCCTCCTCGCAAGACGACGAGGAAGAAGACGACGTCGTTGACGAGGACGACGATGACGACGTCGACGACGACGATGACGTCATCAACTCCGCCTCCCCTTCCTCCACCTCCAATTCCGCTCTCCCCGTCGCCATCGCCACCCCCACCGCCACCGCTCCTCCCGCCGTCACCGTCGCCCTTCCCGCTCCGCCGTTGACGAGCGCGGCGGCGGCGACGGCGGTGGTGGTTCCGGAGGGGCTGTTGGATCCGAAGCGGCCGCGGACGATTCATTACGACCCGGTTTTGCTTCCCGCCGCGCCGGAGGAGAAGAAGCCGGTGGCGGTGGTCGACGAGAGGAGGCTGTTCCAGCGGCTGTGGACGGACGACGACGAGATCGAGTTGCTCCAGGGGTTTCTGGACTACACGACGCAGAGAGGGAACAAGGGAGGAGGAGGAGGAGGAGGCTCGCATCAAAACGACACCGCTTTGTTCTACGATCAGATCAAGTCGAAGCTCCAGCTGGAATTCAACAAGAACCAGCTGGTGGAGAAGCTGCGGCGGCTGAAGAAGAAGTACCGGAATGTTCTGAACAAAATCGCCAGCGGCAAAGAGGTCAGCTTCAAGAGCCCTCATGATCAGGCGACTTTTGAGATCTCTAGGAAGATATGGAGTAACATCGGCGGTGTAGGAGCTGGCGGCGCCGACGACAACGCTCTCGACGACGAAGACCCCAACCCTAACCCTAACAATCCCAATTTCAACCATTTCGAGGTCAAGACCGAAGACGCTCCGGCCGGATTCCAGAAGTCCACGCCGAGATCGCGGAAGCGCCAGCGGCCGCCGGCGCAGCCGAAAACGCCGAGTCTTGCCGAGCCGGTGGCGGTGCCGGTGATTAAGGAGAATCATCACAATGTGAACAATGGCGGTGTTGGTGTTGGTGGTGGGAGTAATTGCGGGAATTGTAATGTTCAGGGGATGATTGAGGAGACGGTGAAGAGTTGTATGTCGCCTCTGTTTCGGCAGTTGATGAGCAATTCGATGGGTGGAGGGCAGACTAGAGGGTTCGGAGGGCTGTCGTTGAATCCGATTCCGCTGACCTTTGGCGGGCCTTCGATAAATTTGAATTTTGGGGGTGGGGAGGCGGCGGATGAGCAGTGGAGGAAGCAGCAGATTTTGGAGTTGGAGGTGTATTCGAAGCGATTGGAGTTGGTGCAGAATCAGATAAAAGTGGCATTGGATGAGTTGAAGTCCACCGGAGGAGGCTGA
- the LOC101292715 gene encoding guanine deaminase-like — protein MADANGNAIEANVVETKDGTISVASAFAAHQEVVQDRDHKFLSQAVQEAYKGVDSGDGGPFGAVIVRNDEVVVSCHNMVLTHTDPTAHAEVTAIREACKKLNQIELSDCEIYASCEPCPMCFGAIHLSRLKRLVYGAKAEAAIAIGFDDFIADALRGTAFYQKAHLEIKKADGNGAMLAEQVFEKTKAKFAMY, from the exons ATGGCTGATGCTAACGGCAACGCCATTGAGGCCAACG TGGTGGAGACGAAAGATGGAACCATTTCTGTGGCTTCTGCTTTTGCTGCGCATCAAGAAG TTGTACAGGATAGAGACCACAAGTTCTTATCACAGGCAGTTCAGGAAGCTTATAAGGGAGTTGACAGTGGCGATGGAGGGCCATTTGGTGCAGTTATTGTTCGTAATGATGAAGTAGTTGTGAGCTGTCACAACATGGTTCTGACACATACTGATCCAACTGCACATGCGGAGGTTACTGCTATAAGAGAG GCATGTAAGAAGCTGAATCAGATAGAGCTGTCAGATTGTGAAATATATGCATCTTGTGAGCCATGTCCAATGTGTTTTGGTGCTATTCATCTATCAAGACTTAAG AGGTTGGTTTATGGAGCCAAAGCTGAAGCAGCTATTGCAATTGGATTTGATGATTTCATTGCCGATGCATTGAGGGGCACTGCATTTTATCAGAAGGCTCACTTGGAGATCAAGAAAGCTGACGGCAACGGTGCAATGCTTGCTGAACAAGTTTTTGAGAAAACAAAGGCCAAGTTTGCCATGTATTGA